The DNA sequence ACCCGACGGACCCATAATGGCAAGGAATTCGCCAGACCTGACTGTGAGGTCAATGCCATTAAGGATCGGTATTTCCATACCTCCCCGCTGATAACTTTTCCTTACATCGATGATATCAATGACTGTGTCACCATCCGCAGATGATTCACTAACAATTTGTTCTTCCATATTATCCACCTTATCCATATAGTGTTTAATTATTCATAAACCGGTCTATTTTTAGACAAGTATAGTTTTTAATTTATGTTATTAGTATTTATGCCTTTCGATTAATCGATGGATTGGAAAAAATAGTACGTTTTTGTACAAGACAATCGTCGCGGATTTTGTTCTGATTGTTCTAATGTAGGTAGCTGGCCGATAGCGTTGATATAAGCAATTTTAGACTCCACAGGCCCAAAATGCATCCCGCCACCTATCACCCGGATGGAGCATAGTCTGCGGCTTTTTATCCACGAACTCCTTCACGACTTCAATATAATGCAGATTCCAGCTTACTCATGTGCGAGGACAAATTGCCGTGAGTGAGCCCTGTCTGGTGTATGAAAAATGGTGTAAAAAAATTTATTTATGCGAATTTTGACCAAATAAATACATTAATTTTGAGGCAAATACATGGGATTTCATAGATTTTGGCACCATTTTTTGGGGTGAACTCCACTATTATGTAAACATATGGTTATGCACATGTTTATCTTTTTTTTCGATTATCCTTGCCTTTAGAACAATCTCATCCCGCGCTTCAAAATCGACTATGATCCGGTCTTTGTAATTGATGTTGTGCACAATACCTTCATTAAACAACCATGATACAATTGACATTCCATATTCCGACATTGGCAATGAAACCGTGTCGCGTTTCCATTTAGGGAGTTGCCTGTATATCTCCATCTTAAGTTCATCAAACCCCAAACCATTTTTTGCAGAGACTGCAACAGGATTTGGAGTAAGGTACCCTACATTTTCGAGTCGCTCTTTCAGTTCATTTTCTGTAATTCTGTCAATTTTATTCAGCACAGTGATGATAGGCACTCCTTTTATTTGTTCCCAAAATGTGTCATGCGAAGTGACAAGTTTTTGCCGCATGATGTCAGGAGATTCACTGGCATCAACAACCAGCAGGATGACATCGGCAAGGAATATCTCGTTCAGTGTTGAACGAAACGCATCGATCATCCAGTGTGGCAGATCTTCAATAAAGCCGACCGTGTCAGTCAAAAGTACACGGCGCCCACGGATATTCAGCGCACGTGTTATTGGCAGGAGTGTTGTGAAAAGCATATCCTCAACGTGTACATCTTCATCTACAAGTGCATTGAAAAGCGTGCTTTTTCCGGAGCTGGTATAGCCTGCCAGTGATACAATTGAAAAACCATATTCATGCCGCTTGATCCGTAGTGATTCGTTGTCTTTTTGGACACTTGCAAGCTCTTTTTTTATTCGGTTTATCCTGTTCCTGATGTCCTGCTCATACGAATCCTCATAACTCCCAAGTCCCATAAACCCGGGACGCTCTTCTTTTTTAAGAAGTGACATGATCGCCTTTGCTTTTGGGAGTTCGTACTGTAATTTTGCAAGTTCGACCTGAAGTTTAGAACGTTTTGTGGTTGCCCGCTTGGCAAATATTTCAAGTATCAACTGGAACTTGTCAATTACTTCACACCTGCAGGTCTCGGATATGTTGTATATCTGTGTTGTACTCAACTGGTTGGAAAAGATTATCCCATCGGCCCCCAACTCTTCCATCATCAAGGCAAGTTCTTCAACCTTTCCACGCCCGATCTGGTATTTCCTGTCAGGTCTTCTTGTTTGTGTAACATCGCCAATCACTTTGTAGTTTGCAGATCTTGCCAGATCCTTCAATTCAATAAGTTTTCGTATGTTTCCGGACTCATCGTTTGTGGGTTCATTTCGCTGGACAAGTATCACACGTTTCATAGTTCATGAGTCCTTCAAACAGTCTACAATTGTAATTCTAATTCTAACTATGCTTTCAATTGTAACAAAATTCTATCAACTCTCAATTCCAAGTTCACTTAAAAGAAGATTTCGTGTGCAAAGTGATATATGGTGTGCCAGTTCGATCGAACTACGATCGCCCAGTGATTCCTGATACTTAAACTCGCGCGAGAAC is a window from the ANME-2 cluster archaeon genome containing:
- the hflX gene encoding GTPase HflX, translated to MKRVILVQRNEPTNDESGNIRKLIELKDLARSANYKVIGDVTQTRRPDRKYQIGRGKVEELALMMEELGADGIIFSNQLSTTQIYNISETCRCEVIDKFQLILEIFAKRATTKRSKLQVELAKLQYELPKAKAIMSLLKKEERPGFMGLGSYEDSYEQDIRNRINRIKKELASVQKDNESLRIKRHEYGFSIVSLAGYTSSGKSTLFNALVDEDVHVEDMLFTTLLPITRALNIRGRRVLLTDTVGFIEDLPHWMIDAFRSTLNEIFLADVILLVVDASESPDIMRQKLVTSHDTFWEQIKGVPIITVLNKIDRITENELKERLENVGYLTPNPVAVSAKNGLGFDELKMEIYRQLPKWKRDTVSLPMSEYGMSIVSWLFNEGIVHNINYKDRIIVDFEARDEIVLKARIIEKKDKHVHNHMFT